The proteins below are encoded in one region of Coturnix japonica isolate 7356 chromosome 10, Coturnix japonica 2.1, whole genome shotgun sequence:
- the SLTM gene encoding SAFB-like transcription modulator isoform X2, whose protein sequence is MAAAAAAASSPAAAGAPGAPNASAAAAPPPTESKKISDLRVIDLKSELKRRNLDVTGVKTVLISRLKQAIEEEGGDPDNIEITVSADTPTKKPAKGKGKKQEADESTGDASVEDDAFVKESELETQDTSDQDGNDELKDFKESAEDENLNSKELPPAEKKRYLNVGPAETTEDVEKDSESQENEGQDMEDYTFPSVHDGEDEENEKDKAGSGDGTQEVSKPLPSEESLAEADHTAHEEMEANTSVKEAEDDNISVTIQAEDAITLDFDGDDLLETGKNVKITDSEASKPKDGQDAISQSLEKESKDYEMTENHKDGKKEDCVKGDPVKKEAREGSKKAESGDKEKDTLKKGPSSTGASGQAKSSTKESKESKTTSKDDKGSGSSVSGSSGSSTRNLWVSGLSSNTKAADLKNLFGKYGKVLGAKVVTNARSPGAKCYGIVTMSSSTEVARCIAHLHRTELHGQQISVEKVKGDPSKKELKKESDEKSSSSRSTGDKKTTSSDKTSKTPSTKKEEKKSEKSEKKESKEAKKTEGKDEKSDNGASGPNQESTKKTEEKKRISGKSPGHVVVLDQTKGDQGHSRTVRRGRFEKPQILRNKERIIQDKVKFREYRSRKDILPFEKMKEQRLREHMVRLERIRRAVELRRRREIAERERRERERIRIMHEREECLQRERERLEIERQKLERERMERERLERERVRIEQERRKEAERIAREREELRRQQQQLRYEQEKRNALKRPRDVDHRRDDPYWNESKKMALDTDARFSHGSDYSRQPNRFNDFDHRERGRYPEGSVPSSSFDRRERFVNQGEAKKTRPTARREEPGFERYPKNFSDSRRNEPPPPRGELRDTDRREVRGDRDERRTVIIHDRPEIPHGRHPRETGSNPPRQTNWKNEGSISTDKRDGSNFYRGERPDRSGREVSGHVRGAPPGGRSSASGYGSREGERGVMGERGGGGQHYSEDRHVVERHSRETGPRKEWHGPSSQGSGYHDARRMGDGRGGSGMMSPHTSNSSPINRVVQITGNSMQRGSGSGFKPFKGGPPRRF, encoded by the exons GTAAAAAGCAGGAAGCTGATGAATCAACCGGTGATGCTTCAGTTGAAGATGATGCCTTTGTCAAG GAAAGTGAATTGGAGACACAAGATACAAGCGATCAAGATGGAAATGATGAACTGAAAGACTTCAAAGAATCTGCTGAAGATGAGAACTTGAATTCGAAAGAACTCCcacctgcagaaaagaaaagataccTCAACGTGGGGCCAGCAGAGACAACAGAAGATGTAGAAAAGGATTCTGAAAGTCAG GAAAATGAAGGTCAAGACATGGAGGATTACACTTTTCCAAGCGTCCAC gatggtgaagatgaggaaaatgagaaag ATAAAGCAGGTTCTGGTGATGGTACACAAGAAGTATCTAAACCTCTTCCTTCAGAAGAAAGCCTAGCTGAGGCTGATCACACGGCTCACGAAGAGATGGAAGCTAACACGTCTGTGAAAGAAGCTGAGGATGATAACATATCGGTTACAATCCAGGCTGAAGATGCCATCACTCTGGATTTTGATGGTGATGACCTCCTAGAAACAggtaaaaatgtgaaaattacaGATTCTGAAGCAAGTAAGCCAAAGGATGGGCAGGATGCCATTTCACAGagcctggagaaggaaagcaaggacTATGAGATGACTGAGAACCATAAAGATGGTAAGAAGGAAGACTGCGTGAAGGGTGATCCTGTCAAGAAGGAAGCCAGAGAAGgttcaaagaaagcagaatctggagacaaagaaaaggatACTTTGAAGAAAGGTCCCTCGTCTACTGGGGCCTCTGGTCAAGCaaagag CTCTACTAAGGAATCCAAAGAAAGCAAGACAACATCAAAGGATGATAAAG GAAGTGGAAGCAGCGTTAGTGGTAGCAGTGGAAGTTCAACTAGAAACCTGTGGGTTAGCGGActctcttccaacacaaaagCTGCTGACTTGAAAAACCTCTTTGGCAAATATGGAAAG GTACTTGGTGCAAAGGTGGTCACAAACGCACGAAGTCCGGGGGCAAAATGTTACGGCATAGTAACCATGTCTTCTAGTACAGAAGTGGCCAGATGCATCGCCCACCTTCATCGGACAGAGCTGCATGGACAACAAATTTCTGTTGAGAAA gtgAAAGGCGATCCTTCCAAAAAGGAGCTGAAGAAGGAAAGTGATGAGAAATCTAGTTCAAGTAGAAGCACAGGAGATAAGAAAACCACATCAAGTGATAAAACCAGCAA GACACCGTCAaccaaaaaagaagagaagaaatctgagaaatctgaaaaaaaagaaagtaaagaagccaagaaaacagaaggtaaagATGAGAAGAGTGATAATGGAGCAAGTGGCCCTAATCAAGAATCCActaaaaaaactgaagaaaagaaaagaataa GTGGTAAAAGCCCAGGTCACGTTGTAGTTCTTGACCAAACAAAAGGAGACCAAGGCCACTCCAGGACAGTGAGAAGAGGAAGGTTTGAGAAA CCGCAGATATTGAGGAACAAAGAGCGTATTATTCAAGATAAAGTGAAATTCAGGGAATACAGGAGTAGAAAGGATATCTTGCCTTTTGAAAAGATGAAGGAACAGAGATTGCGAGAACACATGGTTCGACTGGAAAGAATACGACGAGCTGTTGAACTCCGAAG gAGAAGAGAAATTGCTGAGAGGGAACGTCGGGAGAGAGAACGTATACGAATAATgcatgaaagagaagaatgcttgcagagagaaagggaaCGATTAGAAATTGAAAGGCAAAAGTTAGAGAGGGAAAGGATGGAACGAGAGCGTTTGGAGAGAGAGCGTGTTCGAATTGAACAG GAACGTCGAAAAGAAGCAGAGCGTATTGCTCGTGAAAGGGAGGAACTTCGTCGACAACAACAGCAGCTTCGCTATGAACAGGAAAAGAGGAACGCTTTGAAACGTCCACGTGATGTAGATCACAG GAGAGACGATCCTTACTGGAATGAGAGTAAGAAGATGGCTCTTGATACAGATGCACGTTTTAGTCATGGCTCAGATTACAGCCGCCAACCAAACAGATTTAATGATTTTGATCACAGAGAACGGGGGCGATATCCAGAAGGTTCTGTTCCATCGTCATCTTTTGATAG GCGAGAACGATTTGTAAATCAAGGTGAAGCAAAAAAGACTCGCCCAACAGCACGAAGAGAAGAACCAGGGTTTGAGAGATACCCAAAGAATTTCAGTGACTCCCGAAGAAATGAGCCACCACCACCAAGAGGTGAACTTCGAGATACAGACAGACGGGAAGTGCGAGGAGACAGAGATGAAAGAAGAACAGTGATAATTCATGACAGACCTGAAATACCACACGGCCGACATCCAAGAGAGACTGGTTCAAATCCACCTAGGCAAACAAATTGGAAGAACGAGGGAAGCATAAGCACAGACAAACGGGATGGCAG CAACTTTTACAGAGGAGAGAGGCCAGATCGATCGGGCAGAGAAGTGTCTGGACATGTAAGAGGTGCACCTCCTGGGGGCCGAAGCAGTGCTTCTGGGTAtggaagcagggaaggagaacGAGGAGTGATGGGAGAACGAGGTGGTGGAGGACAA CACTACAGCGAAGACAGACACGTTGTTGAACGGCACAGTCGTGAAACTGGACCAAGGAAAGAATGGCATGGACCTAGTTCTCAAGGGAGTGGGTATCATGATGCGAGGAGAATGGGAGATGGCCGTGGAGGAAGTGGCATGATGTCCCCACACACAAG TAACTCGTCACCAATAAATAGAGTTGTACAGATCACAGGGAATTCCATGCAGAGGGGAAGTGGCTCAGGATTTAAGCCATTTAAAGGTGGACCTCCACGAAGATTCTAA
- the SLTM gene encoding SAFB-like transcription modulator isoform X3 — protein sequence MAAAAAAASSPAAAGAPGAPNASAAAAPPPTESKKISDLRVIDLKSELKRRNLDVTGVKTVLISRLKQAIEEEGGDPDNIEITVSADTPTKKPAKGKGKKQEADESTGDASVEDDAFVKVIKESELETQDTSDQDGNDELKDFKESAEDENLNSKELPPAEKKRYLNVGPAETTEDVEKDSESQENEGQDMEDYTFPSVHDGEDEENEKDKAGSGDGTQEVSKPLPSEESLAEADHTAHEEMEANTSVKEAEDDNISVTIQAEDAITLDFDGDDLLETGKNVKITDSEASKPKDGQDAISQSLEKESKDYEMTENHKDGKKEDCVKGDPVKKEAREGSKKAESGDKEKDTLKKGPSSTGASGQAKSSTKESKESKTTSKDDKGSGSSVSGSSGSSTRNLWVSGLSSNTKAADLKNLFGKYGKVLGAKVVTNARSPGAKCYGIVTMSSSTEVARCIAHLHRTELHGQQISVEKVKGDPSKKELKKESDEKSSSSRSTGDKKTTSSDKTSKTPSTKKEEKKSEKSEKKESKEAKKTEGKDEKSDNGASGPNQESTKKTEEKKRISGKSPGHVVVLDQTKGDQGHSRTVRRGRFEKPQILRNKERIIQDKVKFREYRSRKDILPFEKMKEQRLREHMVRLERIRRAVELRRRREIAERERRERERIRIMHEREECLQRERERLEIERQKLERERMERERLERERVRIEQERRKEAERIAREREELRRQQQQLRYEQEKRNALKRPRDVDHRRDDPYWNESKKMALDTDARFSHGSDYSRQPNRFNDFDHRERGRYPEGSVPSSSFDRRERFVNQGEAKKTRPTARREEPGFERYPKNFSDSRRNEPPPPRGELRDTDRREVRGDRDERRTVIIHDRPEIPHGRHPRETGSNPPRQTNWKNEGSISTDKRDGRGERPDRSGREVSGHVRGAPPGGRSSASGYGSREGERGVMGERGGGGQHYSEDRHVVERHSRETGPRKEWHGPSSQGSGYHDARRMGDGRGGSGMMSPHTSNSSPINRVVQITGNSMQRGSGSGFKPFKGGPPRRF from the exons GTAAAAAGCAGGAAGCTGATGAATCAACCGGTGATGCTTCAGTTGAAGATGATGCCTTTGTCAAGGTAATAAAA GAAAGTGAATTGGAGACACAAGATACAAGCGATCAAGATGGAAATGATGAACTGAAAGACTTCAAAGAATCTGCTGAAGATGAGAACTTGAATTCGAAAGAACTCCcacctgcagaaaagaaaagataccTCAACGTGGGGCCAGCAGAGACAACAGAAGATGTAGAAAAGGATTCTGAAAGTCAG GAAAATGAAGGTCAAGACATGGAGGATTACACTTTTCCAAGCGTCCAC gatggtgaagatgaggaaaatgagaaag ATAAAGCAGGTTCTGGTGATGGTACACAAGAAGTATCTAAACCTCTTCCTTCAGAAGAAAGCCTAGCTGAGGCTGATCACACGGCTCACGAAGAGATGGAAGCTAACACGTCTGTGAAAGAAGCTGAGGATGATAACATATCGGTTACAATCCAGGCTGAAGATGCCATCACTCTGGATTTTGATGGTGATGACCTCCTAGAAACAggtaaaaatgtgaaaattacaGATTCTGAAGCAAGTAAGCCAAAGGATGGGCAGGATGCCATTTCACAGagcctggagaaggaaagcaaggacTATGAGATGACTGAGAACCATAAAGATGGTAAGAAGGAAGACTGCGTGAAGGGTGATCCTGTCAAGAAGGAAGCCAGAGAAGgttcaaagaaagcagaatctggagacaaagaaaaggatACTTTGAAGAAAGGTCCCTCGTCTACTGGGGCCTCTGGTCAAGCaaagag CTCTACTAAGGAATCCAAAGAAAGCAAGACAACATCAAAGGATGATAAAG GAAGTGGAAGCAGCGTTAGTGGTAGCAGTGGAAGTTCAACTAGAAACCTGTGGGTTAGCGGActctcttccaacacaaaagCTGCTGACTTGAAAAACCTCTTTGGCAAATATGGAAAG GTACTTGGTGCAAAGGTGGTCACAAACGCACGAAGTCCGGGGGCAAAATGTTACGGCATAGTAACCATGTCTTCTAGTACAGAAGTGGCCAGATGCATCGCCCACCTTCATCGGACAGAGCTGCATGGACAACAAATTTCTGTTGAGAAA gtgAAAGGCGATCCTTCCAAAAAGGAGCTGAAGAAGGAAAGTGATGAGAAATCTAGTTCAAGTAGAAGCACAGGAGATAAGAAAACCACATCAAGTGATAAAACCAGCAA GACACCGTCAaccaaaaaagaagagaagaaatctgagaaatctgaaaaaaaagaaagtaaagaagccaagaaaacagaaggtaaagATGAGAAGAGTGATAATGGAGCAAGTGGCCCTAATCAAGAATCCActaaaaaaactgaagaaaagaaaagaataa GTGGTAAAAGCCCAGGTCACGTTGTAGTTCTTGACCAAACAAAAGGAGACCAAGGCCACTCCAGGACAGTGAGAAGAGGAAGGTTTGAGAAA CCGCAGATATTGAGGAACAAAGAGCGTATTATTCAAGATAAAGTGAAATTCAGGGAATACAGGAGTAGAAAGGATATCTTGCCTTTTGAAAAGATGAAGGAACAGAGATTGCGAGAACACATGGTTCGACTGGAAAGAATACGACGAGCTGTTGAACTCCGAAG gAGAAGAGAAATTGCTGAGAGGGAACGTCGGGAGAGAGAACGTATACGAATAATgcatgaaagagaagaatgcttgcagagagaaagggaaCGATTAGAAATTGAAAGGCAAAAGTTAGAGAGGGAAAGGATGGAACGAGAGCGTTTGGAGAGAGAGCGTGTTCGAATTGAACAG GAACGTCGAAAAGAAGCAGAGCGTATTGCTCGTGAAAGGGAGGAACTTCGTCGACAACAACAGCAGCTTCGCTATGAACAGGAAAAGAGGAACGCTTTGAAACGTCCACGTGATGTAGATCACAG GAGAGACGATCCTTACTGGAATGAGAGTAAGAAGATGGCTCTTGATACAGATGCACGTTTTAGTCATGGCTCAGATTACAGCCGCCAACCAAACAGATTTAATGATTTTGATCACAGAGAACGGGGGCGATATCCAGAAGGTTCTGTTCCATCGTCATCTTTTGATAG GCGAGAACGATTTGTAAATCAAGGTGAAGCAAAAAAGACTCGCCCAACAGCACGAAGAGAAGAACCAGGGTTTGAGAGATACCCAAAGAATTTCAGTGACTCCCGAAGAAATGAGCCACCACCACCAAGAGGTGAACTTCGAGATACAGACAGACGGGAAGTGCGAGGAGACAGAGATGAAAGAAGAACAGTGATAATTCATGACAGACCTGAAATACCACACGGCCGACATCCAAGAGAGACTGGTTCAAATCCACCTAGGCAAACAAATTGGAAGAACGAGGGAAGCATAAGCACAGACAAACGGGATGGCAG AGGAGAGAGGCCAGATCGATCGGGCAGAGAAGTGTCTGGACATGTAAGAGGTGCACCTCCTGGGGGCCGAAGCAGTGCTTCTGGGTAtggaagcagggaaggagaacGAGGAGTGATGGGAGAACGAGGTGGTGGAGGACAA CACTACAGCGAAGACAGACACGTTGTTGAACGGCACAGTCGTGAAACTGGACCAAGGAAAGAATGGCATGGACCTAGTTCTCAAGGGAGTGGGTATCATGATGCGAGGAGAATGGGAGATGGCCGTGGAGGAAGTGGCATGATGTCCCCACACACAAG TAACTCGTCACCAATAAATAGAGTTGTACAGATCACAGGGAATTCCATGCAGAGGGGAAGTGGCTCAGGATTTAAGCCATTTAAAGGTGGACCTCCACGAAGATTCTAA
- the SLTM gene encoding SAFB-like transcription modulator isoform X6 → MAAAAAAASSPAAAGAPGAPNASAAAAPPPTESKKISDLRVIDLKSELKRRNLDVTGVKTVLISRLKQAIEEEGGDPDNIEITVSADTPTKKPAKGKGKKQEADESTGDASVEDDAFVKESELETQDTSDQDGNDELKDFKESAEDENLNSKELPPAEKKRYLNVGPAETTEDVEKDSESQENEGQDMEDYTFPSVHDGEDEENEKEESLAEADHTAHEEMEANTSVKEAEDDNISVTIQAEDAITLDFDGDDLLETGKNVKITDSEASKPKDGQDAISQSLEKESKDYEMTENHKDGKKEDCVKGDPVKKEAREGSKKAESGDKEKDTLKKGPSSTGASGQAKSSTKESKESKTTSKDDKGSGSSVSGSSGSSTRNLWVSGLSSNTKAADLKNLFGKYGKVLGAKVVTNARSPGAKCYGIVTMSSSTEVARCIAHLHRTELHGQQISVEKVKGDPSKKELKKESDEKSSSSRSTGDKKTTSSDKTSKTPSTKKEEKKSEKSEKKESKEAKKTEGKDEKSDNGASGPNQESTKKTEEKKRISGKSPGHVVVLDQTKGDQGHSRTVRRGRFEKPQILRNKERIIQDKVKFREYRSRKDILPFEKMKEQRLREHMVRLERIRRAVELRRRREIAERERRERERIRIMHEREECLQRERERLEIERQKLERERMERERLERERVRIEQERRKEAERIAREREELRRQQQQLRYEQEKRNALKRPRDVDHRRDDPYWNESKKMALDTDARFSHGSDYSRQPNRFNDFDHRERGRYPEGSVPSSSFDRRERFVNQGEAKKTRPTARREEPGFERYPKNFSDSRRNEPPPPRGELRDTDRREVRGDRDERRTVIIHDRPEIPHGRHPRETGSNPPRQTNWKNEGSISTDKRDGSNFYRGERPDRSGREVSGHVRGAPPGGRSSASGYGSREGERGVMGERGGGGQHYSEDRHVVERHSRETGPRKEWHGPSSQGSGYHDARRMGDGRGGSGMMSPHTSNSSPINRVVQITGNSMQRGSGSGFKPFKGGPPRRF, encoded by the exons GTAAAAAGCAGGAAGCTGATGAATCAACCGGTGATGCTTCAGTTGAAGATGATGCCTTTGTCAAG GAAAGTGAATTGGAGACACAAGATACAAGCGATCAAGATGGAAATGATGAACTGAAAGACTTCAAAGAATCTGCTGAAGATGAGAACTTGAATTCGAAAGAACTCCcacctgcagaaaagaaaagataccTCAACGTGGGGCCAGCAGAGACAACAGAAGATGTAGAAAAGGATTCTGAAAGTCAG GAAAATGAAGGTCAAGACATGGAGGATTACACTTTTCCAAGCGTCCAC gatggtgaagatgaggaaaatgagaaag AAGAAAGCCTAGCTGAGGCTGATCACACGGCTCACGAAGAGATGGAAGCTAACACGTCTGTGAAAGAAGCTGAGGATGATAACATATCGGTTACAATCCAGGCTGAAGATGCCATCACTCTGGATTTTGATGGTGATGACCTCCTAGAAACAggtaaaaatgtgaaaattacaGATTCTGAAGCAAGTAAGCCAAAGGATGGGCAGGATGCCATTTCACAGagcctggagaaggaaagcaaggacTATGAGATGACTGAGAACCATAAAGATGGTAAGAAGGAAGACTGCGTGAAGGGTGATCCTGTCAAGAAGGAAGCCAGAGAAGgttcaaagaaagcagaatctggagacaaagaaaaggatACTTTGAAGAAAGGTCCCTCGTCTACTGGGGCCTCTGGTCAAGCaaagag CTCTACTAAGGAATCCAAAGAAAGCAAGACAACATCAAAGGATGATAAAG GAAGTGGAAGCAGCGTTAGTGGTAGCAGTGGAAGTTCAACTAGAAACCTGTGGGTTAGCGGActctcttccaacacaaaagCTGCTGACTTGAAAAACCTCTTTGGCAAATATGGAAAG GTACTTGGTGCAAAGGTGGTCACAAACGCACGAAGTCCGGGGGCAAAATGTTACGGCATAGTAACCATGTCTTCTAGTACAGAAGTGGCCAGATGCATCGCCCACCTTCATCGGACAGAGCTGCATGGACAACAAATTTCTGTTGAGAAA gtgAAAGGCGATCCTTCCAAAAAGGAGCTGAAGAAGGAAAGTGATGAGAAATCTAGTTCAAGTAGAAGCACAGGAGATAAGAAAACCACATCAAGTGATAAAACCAGCAA GACACCGTCAaccaaaaaagaagagaagaaatctgagaaatctgaaaaaaaagaaagtaaagaagccaagaaaacagaaggtaaagATGAGAAGAGTGATAATGGAGCAAGTGGCCCTAATCAAGAATCCActaaaaaaactgaagaaaagaaaagaataa GTGGTAAAAGCCCAGGTCACGTTGTAGTTCTTGACCAAACAAAAGGAGACCAAGGCCACTCCAGGACAGTGAGAAGAGGAAGGTTTGAGAAA CCGCAGATATTGAGGAACAAAGAGCGTATTATTCAAGATAAAGTGAAATTCAGGGAATACAGGAGTAGAAAGGATATCTTGCCTTTTGAAAAGATGAAGGAACAGAGATTGCGAGAACACATGGTTCGACTGGAAAGAATACGACGAGCTGTTGAACTCCGAAG gAGAAGAGAAATTGCTGAGAGGGAACGTCGGGAGAGAGAACGTATACGAATAATgcatgaaagagaagaatgcttgcagagagaaagggaaCGATTAGAAATTGAAAGGCAAAAGTTAGAGAGGGAAAGGATGGAACGAGAGCGTTTGGAGAGAGAGCGTGTTCGAATTGAACAG GAACGTCGAAAAGAAGCAGAGCGTATTGCTCGTGAAAGGGAGGAACTTCGTCGACAACAACAGCAGCTTCGCTATGAACAGGAAAAGAGGAACGCTTTGAAACGTCCACGTGATGTAGATCACAG GAGAGACGATCCTTACTGGAATGAGAGTAAGAAGATGGCTCTTGATACAGATGCACGTTTTAGTCATGGCTCAGATTACAGCCGCCAACCAAACAGATTTAATGATTTTGATCACAGAGAACGGGGGCGATATCCAGAAGGTTCTGTTCCATCGTCATCTTTTGATAG GCGAGAACGATTTGTAAATCAAGGTGAAGCAAAAAAGACTCGCCCAACAGCACGAAGAGAAGAACCAGGGTTTGAGAGATACCCAAAGAATTTCAGTGACTCCCGAAGAAATGAGCCACCACCACCAAGAGGTGAACTTCGAGATACAGACAGACGGGAAGTGCGAGGAGACAGAGATGAAAGAAGAACAGTGATAATTCATGACAGACCTGAAATACCACACGGCCGACATCCAAGAGAGACTGGTTCAAATCCACCTAGGCAAACAAATTGGAAGAACGAGGGAAGCATAAGCACAGACAAACGGGATGGCAG CAACTTTTACAGAGGAGAGAGGCCAGATCGATCGGGCAGAGAAGTGTCTGGACATGTAAGAGGTGCACCTCCTGGGGGCCGAAGCAGTGCTTCTGGGTAtggaagcagggaaggagaacGAGGAGTGATGGGAGAACGAGGTGGTGGAGGACAA CACTACAGCGAAGACAGACACGTTGTTGAACGGCACAGTCGTGAAACTGGACCAAGGAAAGAATGGCATGGACCTAGTTCTCAAGGGAGTGGGTATCATGATGCGAGGAGAATGGGAGATGGCCGTGGAGGAAGTGGCATGATGTCCCCACACACAAG TAACTCGTCACCAATAAATAGAGTTGTACAGATCACAGGGAATTCCATGCAGAGGGGAAGTGGCTCAGGATTTAAGCCATTTAAAGGTGGACCTCCACGAAGATTCTAA